A region of Bradyrhizobium sp. SZCCHNS1050 DNA encodes the following proteins:
- a CDS encoding carbohydrate porin → MSGFATTARMCGVGVALSCLLGGGGAVAADLPMKAPPIPYAGVDDFWTRPYLFGDLGRTRLKEQGISLALTLGDEAVTNLSGGSRNTAANAGQLWFEAKFDMAKLAGIQGGMIGVTLVDRFGKNLNSEAGIPALQLTNEVFGRGNILRLTEFYYQQKLFDDRLVLKGGRLPVGSDFFFGQCEFINLTFCGGQPGNIQGGYIYNWPVSQWAGVVHYNFTKEWKLSVGVYDANPNYLTTSDAGVYLAPGIPRSNPAAGVLVPVEVVYEPSGPLNGTWRVGGWYDSASTIDGGLPGITGVYAGGPGVGDQNLSSQRGRYGFYESILQRLTVEGPKAQGWYTFLNTSVADHRTAYQDYQISWGVKHTGTFSFRPDDEVGFAVGTTHVNSAALTPNAGGNEVPIEAWYGWQATGWMNLKFDAQYVINPGGRGFNGAGVKTGNAVVLGLRTVVHF, encoded by the coding sequence ATGAGTGGGTTTGCGACGACCGCGCGCATGTGCGGCGTAGGGGTTGCTTTGTCTTGTTTGTTGGGTGGCGGTGGTGCGGTCGCGGCCGATCTGCCGATGAAGGCGCCGCCGATTCCCTATGCGGGTGTCGATGATTTCTGGACGCGGCCGTATCTGTTCGGCGATCTCGGCCGGACCAGGCTGAAGGAGCAGGGCATCTCGCTCGCGCTCACGCTCGGCGACGAAGCCGTCACCAATCTGTCGGGTGGCTCGCGCAACACCGCGGCCAATGCCGGGCAATTGTGGTTCGAGGCCAAGTTCGACATGGCCAAGCTCGCCGGCATCCAGGGCGGCATGATCGGCGTGACGCTGGTCGATCGCTTCGGCAAGAATCTCAACAGCGAGGCCGGCATTCCGGCGCTGCAGCTGACCAACGAGGTGTTCGGCCGCGGCAACATCCTGCGCCTCACCGAGTTCTACTATCAGCAGAAGCTGTTCGACGACCGCCTCGTGCTCAAGGGCGGCCGGCTGCCGGTCGGCTCCGACTTCTTCTTCGGCCAGTGCGAGTTCATCAACCTGACCTTCTGCGGCGGCCAGCCGGGCAACATCCAGGGCGGCTACATCTACAACTGGCCGGTGAGCCAGTGGGCCGGCGTCGTGCACTACAACTTCACCAAGGAATGGAAGCTGTCGGTCGGCGTCTACGACGCCAATCCGAACTATCTGACGACGTCGGACGCGGGCGTCTATCTCGCGCCGGGCATTCCGCGCTCGAATCCGGCCGCAGGCGTCTTGGTGCCGGTCGAGGTGGTGTATGAACCGAGCGGTCCGCTCAACGGCACCTGGCGCGTCGGCGGCTGGTATGACAGCGCCTCGACCATCGACGGCGGTCTGCCCGGCATCACCGGCGTGTATGCCGGCGGCCCCGGCGTCGGCGATCAGAACCTCAGCAGCCAGCGCGGCCGCTACGGCTTCTACGAATCGATCCTGCAGCGGTTGACGGTCGAGGGTCCCAAGGCGCAGGGCTGGTACACCTTCCTCAACACCAGCGTCGCCGATCACCGCACCGCGTATCAGGACTACCAGATCTCCTGGGGCGTCAAGCACACCGGCACCTTCTCGTTCCGTCCCGACGACGAGGTCGGCTTCGCGGTCGGCACCACGCATGTCAACTCGGCGGCGCTGACGCCGAATGCGGGCGGCAACGAGGTGCCGATCGAGGCCTGGTATGGCTGGCAGGCGACCGGCTGGATGAACCTGAAGTTCGACGCCCAGTATGTCATCAATCCGGGCGGGCGGGGCTTCAATGGCGCCGGTGTCAAAACCGGCAATGCGGTGGTTCTCGGCCTGCGGACGGTGGTGCACTTCTGA
- a CDS encoding cyclic nucleotide-gated ion channel — MPTLGPGESVRDPDLRDRLYELLEHDHLPSTHGSRVVQFIVLVITLDVLAVVLASDPDIAAAIGGLLRAIKVCSLIVFAAEYVARLWSVAGHMPRRQSPHRERLAYALSALGLIDLLSFVPAAIALVLGDRSLEAVCIVLPFLKLVRYSPALRSLLSAVQAERRILIGCLVILAGAVLLFASLLYAVERDVQPDKFGTIPHAMWWAIVTLGTVGYGDVVPVTPLGRIITVFAIIWGFAMIALPVAIISTAFAEEIKRRDFVVTWGMLARVPLFSHLSASEIADIMRLLRARTIESGEVLVRRGDAASSMYFITAGEVEIELPTQCVKLADGTFFGEIALLHRTKRSGTVTATRKTRLLVLDAQDFHALIARMPALAAHVRTIAKARMADSGDLALAELSQAEHDDQTDE; from the coding sequence GTGCCGACGCTCGGGCCGGGCGAGAGCGTTCGCGATCCCGATCTGCGCGACCGGCTGTACGAGCTGCTCGAGCACGACCATCTGCCGAGCACGCACGGCTCGCGCGTCGTCCAGTTCATCGTGCTCGTCATCACGCTCGACGTGCTGGCGGTGGTGCTGGCCTCCGACCCGGACATCGCGGCCGCCATTGGCGGATTGCTGCGAGCGATCAAGGTCTGTTCGCTGATCGTGTTTGCCGCGGAGTATGTCGCTCGGCTCTGGAGCGTGGCGGGGCACATGCCGCGGCGCCAGTCGCCGCACCGGGAGCGGCTCGCCTACGCCTTGTCAGCGCTCGGCCTGATCGATCTCCTGTCCTTCGTGCCGGCCGCGATTGCGCTCGTGCTCGGCGACCGCAGCCTGGAAGCGGTGTGCATCGTGCTGCCGTTCCTCAAGCTGGTGCGCTATTCGCCGGCGCTGCGCTCGCTGCTGTCGGCGGTGCAGGCCGAGCGGCGCATCCTGATCGGCTGCCTCGTCATCCTGGCCGGCGCGGTGCTGCTGTTCGCCTCGCTGCTCTATGCGGTCGAGCGCGACGTCCAGCCCGACAAGTTCGGCACCATCCCGCACGCGATGTGGTGGGCGATCGTGACGCTCGGCACCGTCGGCTATGGCGATGTCGTGCCGGTGACGCCGCTCGGCCGCATCATCACGGTGTTCGCGATCATCTGGGGCTTCGCCATGATCGCGCTGCCGGTCGCGATCATCTCCACCGCGTTCGCCGAGGAGATCAAGCGGCGCGACTTCGTCGTCACTTGGGGCATGCTGGCGCGGGTGCCGCTGTTCTCGCATCTTTCGGCGTCCGAAATCGCCGACATCATGCGGCTGCTGCGCGCGCGCACGATCGAATCCGGCGAGGTGCTGGTGCGGCGCGGCGATGCCGCCTCCTCGATGTATTTCATCACTGCCGGCGAGGTCGAGATCGAGCTGCCGACGCAATGCGTCAAGCTCGCCGACGGCACGTTCTTCGGCGAGATCGCGCTGCTGCACCGGACCAAGCGCTCGGGCACCGTGACGGCGACGCGCAAGACCCGGCTGCTGGTGCTCGACGCGCAGGATTTCCATGCGCTGATCGCGCGGATGCCGGCGCTCGCCGCGCATGTCCGGACCATCGCCAAGGCGCGCATGGCCGATTCCGGCGACCTCGCCCTTGCCGAGCTGTCGCAGGCCGAGCACGACGACCAGACGGACGAGTAG